Within the Candidatus Methylacidiphilales bacterium genome, the region AGGAAGCGATGCTGAGCGGCCTGGACCTGGCCCGCCAACTGCCTTCCGAACCGGCGCCCTACCTCGATGTGGCTTTTTGCCTGCATGAACTCAAGCGCACCAAAGAGGCGCGCACAGTCCTGCTCAACGGGCCGGATTCTTTGAAGGACAACGCCACCTACCATTATAATATGGCCTGTTATGAAGCACAATTGGGAAGTCCAGCCCAGGCCAGGCGCCATCTCGACCGGGCCATTGAAATGGATCAACGCTTCAATGAAGTCTGGCCCGACGACCCCGATCTGGAACCGCTGCGCCGGACAAAATTTTAATTTCCAATCGACACCAGCGTTCCGGGGTCGATGTTATCGTAAATTTCCTTCGCCTTGTCATAGGGCATCCGGATGCAGCCGTGCGACGCCGGATAACCGGGCAATTCACCGGCATGAAGGCCTATCATTCCGCAGTTCAACCTCATAAAGAATGGCATCTCCGCGTCATACAAAGTCGAAACCCAATCCTCATACTTGTCGGTCACAACATAAAGCCCCGGCGGCGTTGCAAACCCTTTGCGTCCGGTGGAAACCGGGCTCTTGAGCCAGACCTGGCCGTCCTTGAACACTGTGGCCCGCTGTTTTGAAAGCGAAATTTCCACGCGGAAATGCTGGTCTTCCGGCCGTATGCTTTTGCCAAACAAGAGTTGCACCACCTGGGCGTGTTTGCCGACGGCTGCCAGGTAAACAGCGCTGGTCTCATGCCCCTTTGTCTCCAGCCGCCTGTTGGCCCCCATCTTCAGAAGAAGTTCGACCATCTCCAGATTTCCCTGGGCCGATGCGATCATCAGCAGGGTCACGCCCTCTTCCCGCCGCAGATAATATTCCAGGGACTCGTCACCGCCGGCCGTTTTGATAAATGTCGCCCGGGCTGGGATGCGCACGGTTTCATTTGGATTCTCGCCCCGTTGCAAAAGCGTGCGTGTCAGTTCCAGATTTCCGCTGGCCACGGCCCAAACAATGAATCGTTGCCCCTGGGCGCCGTCGGGACCGGGTCTCGCTCCGGCATCGATCAAGGATTTTACAAACACAGGAGATGAATGGTCCATCGCCGCTGAGAGCGGCGTGCGGCCTTTTTTGTCCGCCTGGTTCAAAGTTGCGCCCGTCGCGGCAAGCAGAGAGGCCAGCTCAATGCGCCCGTTCTCAATTGCATAGACCAGCGCGTTGCGCCCCTGTTTGTCCTGGCTGGTGGGATCGGCCTTTGCTTTCAATAAATATTCCGCCACGACCTTTTGCCCGGCGGCGGACGCGTGCATGAGCGCTGTCTCCCCCTGCGCATCGGCGGCGTCCACGGCCATGCCGGCCTGTAAAAACAGTTTCGTCCGCTTAAGATTGCCCTCGGAAACAGTTTTAAGATAAGAAGCCGTTGTAAACGAAATGCCTTCCTTCTCCAAGGCATGGCGGGCGCGCTCCTGGGGCTTTTGGCAACCGGCAAGGATCAGGGCGGGAACCATCAAAAAGAATGCAAGACTGCGCTTCACCGTCCGAAACTGTAATCGCAAATCGAATAAAACTCCATCCTTTGAATGTGAACTTTGTGCGAATTGGATTTCTCGGTATCGGGAAAATTGCCCACAAGGCATGAACTCGGGATTGATTTTTGGCACAAGCCGGTACACTGTTTTACAGGTTATCCCTGCAAACCCGGCACGGGCTTTGGAGGGAAATTTAAATATGGCAAGTCATCACCCTCTGGGTTTGCGGATCATCGCGGCTTTTAAGATTTTCAAGGGCGTCCTTTTCCTGGGCGTTGCCTGGGGAGTCTTCCAATTGATCCACGCGGATCTTGGCGAGGTTGCCGCCTTCGTAATAAAGGCGGTCCGCGCCAATACCGAGCACCGCATCATACGCAGCCTGCAGGAGCATTTTGTCGCCCTGACTCCGTCCACCCTCCACCATGTCGGAGTCGGCGCGCTGCTCTATTCGATCCTGCTCTTTGCCGAAGGCATCGGGCTTTGGCTGGAACAACACTGGGCGGAATATTTGGTCCTCATCAGTTGCGGCATTTTCGTCCCGGCCGAGGTCGATGCGCTTTTCCGCCACTGCGATTTCTTTCATCTGAGTGTTTTGGCTATTAATGTGTTGATATTGATTTACATGGCATCCATCGTGTTTGGGAAACGGGGCCGCAGCGCTCGCCACTGAGCCACAGAGAACGCGGAGAATTGGCCGCGAAAAGTCGCAAAATACGCAAAAGGTACAGATTAACAACAAGCAGCAAAATGCCGGGATGTTTTTGGCTGCGGATAGATGCGGATGCCCGCGGATGAAAGCCGCAAAACCTGGTCATTTCAATGAATCGGTAACGAACAACTAACGTCTTATTGCCATGCGAACCCAAACTCTTGTTGCAATTCTATTTATAAGCCTTCAAGCCGCCCTTGGCGCCGCCCCGGTTTATCGGGCGATCGATTCCGGATTCCGCGACTTTCGCACAACTGGGGCGGAAGCGGCTGTCCAGGAATGGTCGCGCAACAGCAATCTGTTATCCGGACCCGGCATTGTAAAATTATCGAATGACATCAAGGCTGTGCAAAAATCGTTGGGCGACTGTCTGGGCTACGAAATTATGGATTCGCGGCCCGTGGGAGGGGGGTCCACGGTGGTGTTCGCAAGCGCCCGGTTCCAGCATGGGACTTTGTTTTTTCGCTTTTTAGTGTTCGATTCCTACGACAGCGAGATCCTGAATGGGATTGCCTGGTCGTCGGATCCCCTGGAGGTATTTCCTCCCCAGTTGTTCCGGAAGGGCGGCGGTTCCTGATTTTTTCAATGCCTCCTGTCCTCGACCCTCCGCGTTCCCCTGCACGCCGGGCAAACCGGCTTTGATTGCATGCCCACCTGAAATGCTCTATTCAGGATGGCATGGAAAAATCCCGCAATTCCACCCTCACACCCAAATAATGTCCCTTCAGACTGCAAGCGAATGAACTCCATGCTCGAAAAATTTCATTCCATGACGAAAGCCCGGCGGGCGCTCTGGATTGCCGGAGCTGTCGTTGCGGCCATCCTGGTTTATCTCGCGTGCGTTTATTGGCCCTGGAAATCGCTGAAATTCCAGGGCTTTGTGGAGGGGGAATACGTTTATGTGGCTTCACCCGTCGCGGGACGCCTGGAAGAACTCGGTGTGGAACGCGGAGATTCCGCAAAGCCCGGACGCATGCTGTTCCGCCTGGAAGCCGACCCGGAACAGCAGCAACGGGCGCAGGCGGAAGCCCAGCTTGTGCTGGCAAACCAAAATTGGGAGCGCGCGCGCCAGTTAATTGCCAGTCATTCCATTTCGCAAAAGGAATACGACCAGGCTGAAAGCGACCAGAAAGCGTCGTCGGAAAACCTTGCGCAAATCCAATGGCGGCTCGATCAGAAGACGCAGGGCGCAAAGGAAGCCGGCTACATCCAGGACACCTATTATGTGAAAGGGGAATGGGTACCGGAGGGCCATGCGGTGGTATCCTTGCTTCCTCCCCGGAACATCAGAGTGCGGTTTTTTGTCGATGCCGGAACACTGCCTCAAATTCAAGCCGGGCGCATGGTGCGGATCCGCGCCTTTGGGCTACACCAGGACTGGCCGGGGCGGGTGAATTATGTTTCGTCGCAGGCGGAGTACACGCCTCCCGTCATTTACAGCAACGAGACCCGCGCGAAGCTGACCTTTATGATCGAAGTGAAGCCGGATGCCGCCGCCTTGGACCATTTGCACCCGGGACAACCGGCGGAAATTACGCTGAAGTGATGGAACGGATGGGAGAAGAACCGGAATTTGACCTGGCGATTGATGTCCGCGGCATCACCAAACGGTTTGATGGCCGGACGGTGGTGAACGGCATCGATATGCAGGTGCAGCGCGGCGAGATTTACGGTTTCCTGGGACCAAACGGCAGCGGCAAAACCACGTTTATCCGGATGCTCTGCGGCCTGCTGCGCGCGGATGGCGGAAGCGGCACATGTCTCGGATACGATGTGCTGACACAGTCGGACAAAATCAAGCGCCATGTGGGCTACATGACGCAAAAATTCAGCCTCTACGAGGATTTGAGCATTGAGGAGAACCTGGATTTTTTTGCGCGAATTTACAACATGCCGGAGCGCGAAAATGCGGTGCGGGAATCCCTTGAAAGGCTGGGGCTTGTCGAGCGCCGCGCGCAACTGGCGGGAGCCCTATCAGGAGGCTGGAAACAACGCCTGGCCCTGGCGGCCTGCCTGCTGCATCAACCGCAACTCCTGCTGCTGGACGAGCCGACCGCCGGTGTGGACCCCAAGGCGCGGCGCGAATTCTGGCTGGAAATCCACCAACTGGCGCATCGCGGGCTTACGGTGCTGGTGACCACGCATTACATGGACGAAGCCGAGCAATGCCATCGCCTGGCCTATATCGCATACGGAGACCTGCTGGTCCGGGGATCGGTCGCCGAAGTAATCGCCCACAGCCGCCTGGTGACCTATGCGGTGACCGGACCGGGCCTGGAACGCATGATCGGGGAAATCCGGGCGTTTCGCGGAATCGAGCAGGTGGTGCCGTTTGGCGTGAAATTGCATGTGAGCAGCCATGACCGGGCTGCGCTGGAAGCGGCGGCCCGGAAGTTTGGCGGCGGACAAATCCAGTGGGCGCCGGTGCCATCGGGTCTGGAGGATGTGTTTATTTCACTCATGGGAACGGCCAAGGACCCACACTCATGAAAATCCAAAACGAATCCTGGGCGCGCTTTACCGCGATTCTGCGGAAGGAATTCATCCAGATGCGGCGGGACCGGGTGACCTTTGCCATGATGATCGGCATTCCGCTCATGCAGCTCACGATTTTTGGATTTGCCATCAATTCCGATCCCAAACATTTGCCGACAGCGGTTGTGGCCGGCGATTCCGGTCCGCTGGTGCGCAGCCTGATGTCGGGAATGAAGAACAGCCTGTATTTTGATTTTGTGCCGGAGGAACCGACAGCCGAGGAAGCCGAGCGGATGCTCAGCCTCGGCGAAGTGCAGTTTGTGCTGCATATCCCGGAAAATTTTTCACGCTCGCTGGTCCGCGGAGAACGTCCCGCATTATTGCTGGAAGCGGACGCAACCGACCCCGTCGCGACTGGCAATGCGTTGAACGCCATGAATAATCTGGTGGGTACGGTTTGGGCGCGGGATTTGAGCGGCGGCCTTTCCTATGCGTCATCCGCAGGCAACACGCCGGTGGAATTGCGGGTGCAGGCGCGGTACAATCCGGAAGGGCTCACCCAATACAATATTGTGCCGGGCCTGATGGGGGTCGTTTTAACCCTGACCATGGTGATCATCACCGCCCTGGCCATTACGCGGGAGCGGGAACGGGGCACGATGGAAACGCTGCTGGCGACTCCGGCAAGGCCCATTGAGGTGATGTTGGGCAAAATCGTTCCTTATATACTGGTGGGCTACATCCAGATCCTGTTGATTTTGGCCGTGGCCCTGACGGTTTTTCGGGTGCCGTTTGAAGGCAACTTTCTGCTCCTGGCCGTGAGCGCGTTTTTCTTCATTGGCGCAAATCTGTCGATGGGGATTCTATTTTCAACCATCGCGCGCAATCAGCTTCAGGCGATGCAGATGGCGGTCTTTTTCTTTTTACCCTCCATTTTAATGTCAGGCTTCATGTTCCCATTCCGGGGCATGCCCGGCTGGGCGCAGGCGCTGGGCAGTTGCCTGCCTCTGACCCATTTTTTGCGGGTGGTGCGCGGGATCATGTTGAAGGGGAATGGAGTATTGGAAGTGGCGGATTACCTCTGGCCCATCCTGCTTTTCATGGTGATTGTCATCGGGCTGGGTTCCAAGCTGTACCGCAAGACCCTGGATTAAAGCCGACTATACAATTCCGAATTATCACATGGCGAATTTGGAGTGCGGTGGCACGACACCGCTTTCCACCACGGGCGACATGTCGCCCGTTTCCAAAGCGCGGACATGTCCGCGCACTCCAAAACCCAAATCCGCGACGATCCAGTCCACTCTATCAAGAGGGGCAGAGAGGTCGCCGCGGCGAATGCTTCGGAATGTGTTCCCTGGCATAGCCCTGTATTTTATTGTTACCCGGCCGTTTTGCATGCTAAAGGGTTACTCATACAGGATTTGTTCGATACGAATCTTGTTAAGCATGGAAGAAAATGAAGAAACTCATCATCTTTTTACTCATCGCAGAGTTCCTTACATCATTTACCGTGCTGGCACCAACTTGCATTCTTCGCCATGATATGATTCACGCGATTTCGGTTTATGCGAATAAACCGACACTAGAAAATAAGACTGAGGTGGATAGGCAGAGACAGATAACACAACGATACTCCATCGGCATCTCATCTGTTATTTTCAGCATTATGGCAGGTAGCACCTTGTTCTTGTTCCGCATTCGGAAGAATTCGAAAAGCATCATTGAAAAAACCTAGATGGAAATGGATGGAGACGTCCGCGCTTGACATTGAAGGAAACGCAAACGGCAGCACGTTTGCCGCCGCTCATTGCCTACCCGCACAAACTTCAACCGCTTCGCGCACGAGGTTTTCGGGCACGTCCGGGCACAGGAGCGTCCGCCCAATCTCCGGCACGAGCACCCACTTGACGGTTTTGTTCGTGGATTTTTTGTCGCGCAAAATCACCGGCGCCAATTTCTCATAGTCGAGCCCCTCGATCTGCACGGGCAGCTTGTTCGCCTGCAACGCCAAACGCAGCGCCTCCACGGCCTTCACATCCAGCCCGCAATGCCGGTGCGAGATCCAGGCCGCGCCTATCATCCCAATGGAAACTGCCTCACCATGCAACAGGCGCCCATAGCCCGCCGTTTGCTCAATGGCATGGCCGATCGTATGCCCAAAATTCAAAATGGCGCGCAACCCGCTTTCCTCGCGTTCATCGTGCGCCACCACATCCGCCTTGATACGCACGGATGTCTCAATAATGCCGCCGAGTTCCTTCGGCACGCCGTTCTTGACGACCTCAAACAACGCGGGGTCCCGGATGACGCCGTGTTTCACCACTTCCGCCATCCCGGCTGACAGTTCGCGCCCGGGCAATGTCGCGAGAAAATCGAGGTCGATCAGCACCTGCTCGGGTTGATAAAACGCTCCGACAAGATTTTTGCCCTCGGGCAAATTCACCCCTGTCTTGCCGCCCACGCTGCTGTCCACCGCAGCGAGCAAGGTCGTGGGAATCTGAACCAGTCCGATCCCGCGCAAATAAGAAGCCGCGAGAAAACCTCCCAGATCTCCAATGACGCCCCCACCGATGGCAATCAGCCGACCGCGACGGCTGATATTGTTCCGGGCCAGCTCGGAGCAAAGGCGCGAAAATACGGAAAGGTCCTTGCTGGGTTCGCCGGCTTCAACCGTCAGTAAAACACTGCTGTCGGCGTTTTTTTGGATAAAATCCCAAAGCGGAGCGAACCAGGACTGGGCCTGCACGGTCTTGTCCGTAAGCACCGCGATTTCCGATTTCGCCAGCAGCGGGGCGAGATGCTTTTGGACAATCCCGCGCCCCAGATGAATCGAATAAGCGCGAGCTCCCAGCTCAACCCGGATGTTTCGTTCAGACATAAAATGCCTTTTCTCACGCAGAGACGCTAAGACGCGGAGATTTTGAACCTTTACCAACTCACTTCATTTTTTGCGGCCGATCAAAATTGTACTTTGCCGCTTGTTCCAACCCAAAAACGCATTTCGGCTTTCCTGCGCCTTGGCGTCTTATGCTCTTTGCGTTAAAATCCTTTGTTCGGCTCAAGCCTCGGTTTCGAGGAAGCCCTGAAGATGCCGGATGCGCGTCGGGTGCCGCATTTTGCGCAAAGCCTTGGCTTCAATCTGCCGGATGCGTTCGCGGGTCACCTTGAACTGGCGGCCCACTTCCTCCAACGTGCGGGAATAACCGTCAACCAGTCCGAACCGCTGCTCCAGAACGGCGCGCTCGCGGTCGGTCAGGGTGTCGAGGACATCCTTGATCTTTTCCTTGAGCAGGGCGTAGGCCGTCATGTCGGACGGGTTCTCCGCGCTCTTGTCCTCGATGAAATCTCCGAACGTGGTGTCGTCGCTGTCGCCGACCTGGGCCTGCAATGAAATCGGCTGCTGGGCCATCTTGAGCACGGCGCGGACGCGCTCGACCGGCATCTGGGTTTCATCGGCCACTTCCTCGGGCGTGGGTTCGCGACCGAATTCCTGCACCAACTGCTTCTGCACGCGCATCAGCTTGTTGATGGTTTCGATCATGTGCACCGGGATGCGGATGGTCCGGGCCTGGTCCGCAATGCTGCGGGTGATGGCCTGGCGGATCCACCAGGTGGCGTAGGTGCTGAATTTATAGCCGCGGCGGTACTCGAATTTTTCAACCGCCTTCATCAGGCCCATGTTCCCCTCCTGGATCAGGTCGAGGAAGGAAAGGCCGCGGTTGGTGTATTTCTTGGCGATGGATATCACCAGCCGCAAGTTAGCTTCAACCATCTCGGTTTTGGCCCGGAGCGCCTTGCGCAGCCAGCCGCGCAGTTCCTTGTAATCGGCGGTGAAAACTTCGAGCGGCAGGCGGATCTTCAGGGACAGGTCTTCCAACTGCTGTTCCAGTTGTTGCCCGCGGTCCTTTTCGTGCTTTTTCTTGTTCTTGACCTTCTCCAGCCGCGCCATTTCAGCCGCAAACTCGACGGTCTGCCGGCTGTAATTCTCGCAGACGGCGACGAATTCCTCCGTCACCTTTTGTTTGAAGAAGAACTTGGGATAAAGTTTTTGCAGGACATGGTCTGCCTTTTCAAAATCCTTCTGCGCGCGCGCCCGGGTGGCGGGATTCTTGGCCTCGATCATCCGGATATAAACATCGCCGACTTTTTTGTTCGCGTCCTGGACCGCTTTGACATTCTTGCGCAGCGATTTCATGTACTTCTCGCGGCTGTCGATCTTCTTGTCCTGGATCACGCGGTCAAACCGTTCCCGGCCCTGCTCGAGTTTTTCGGCCAGGTTGATGTATTCCTCGGCGATAAATCCAAAGTGGTGCAGGTATTTTTGCACCATCATTTCCGCATCCTCGATGCGTTTCGAAATTTCAACTTCCTGCTCGCGCGTCAGGAGGGGCACCTGGCCCATTTGCTTGAGGTACATCCGGACCGGGTCGTCCAGAATATCCAGCTTGGTCTCAACCTTCTCCTCCTCCTCTTCCTCCTGGGAGCCTAGCGACTGCTTGTAGCGGTCCACTTCGGAGGCGTCGATGACATCGATCTCAAGCGTGCGGAGAAATCCGAGAATGGCCTCGATCTGTTCGGCATTGTTCACGCTGCCCGGCAGGGCTTCGTGCAAATCGTCAAATGTCAGGTATCCCTGCTCGCGGGCGAGCTTGATGACTTCGCGCAACCGGGCATGCCATTCCTCGTTGCCGCTCCAGACTGCGGCCACCATTTCTTTTTCGGAAAAATTGCTGGCATTGACTTCCTTGCCGGCCAGCGCCTGCTTCAGGCTGGCAGCGCCATCGGCATGTGGCTTTGAGTCGTCTGCAAGCGCCGCAACTTCAACGGCTTTGCCGGCGGATTTGCCTTTGACAGGCTTGGGCGCTGCAACCTCTTTGTGCTTGGACGGTTTGGCTGAAATTCCGCTCTTCGACTTGGCTGACTTTACGTTGCTTTTTTTCAAAATGACTTTCCTGGATTTTTCCAAAAATATACGGCCTCGCCTGCCAAGCCGGACGGGTTTCCCGGCTTCCCGAGCAGAACTACCCAACCAGCAAAAGGACAGTAAAGGTAGGTTGCTAAGTCCTTGCTGTCAAAGAATTTTTCTGCTGATTGAGCTCCTGCCATTCCTTCTTCAGGGCGGCCTTTTCCGAGTCGCTCAAACCCGGCTGCGACAGCTTTCTCGTGAGCAGGACGATCCGGTTGCTGAGGTCGCTCACACGCAAGGCCGCAATGATCTTGGCCAGCATCTCCATAAACGGCTCCTGCGTCCTTTCCTTCAACCCCTCGACATTCAGTTCCGCCAGGTAATTCTGCTCCTCATCCTCCAGCCTCGAAAGCAACGGTGTGACACTTTGCCACTCCTCGTCATTGTAAAAATCCATCAATTTGAGCAAGAGCGGCGCCCCCGCAAGGTCCCGCACCCAGGCCGGATCGAGCTGTTTCTGAACCTCGGGAATATGCTGCGGCTGCGACATAATCAACTGGATCAAATCCCCCACCCGCGGATGGGGCTGGAGAACACGGGCAACCGTCACTTTTGGCTTTGCCTCCTCTTCTCCGTGTAAAACAGGAACCTTTCTCGACTGCTTCACCAAAGCCTCGATCCGCTCGAGTAAAATCGCGTCACTCACTTGAAGGCGAAGCGCAGCCTTGAGCAACAATTGTTCGCGATACACCCGATTGGGGATTCGGGCCAAAAACGCCGCAACACTTTCAATCACCTCCCTGCGCCCCCCCATCGTGTTCATGTCATGCGTTTCTTCAAGTCGTTCCAGGTAAAAATCCAGGTACTCCAGCGGATGTTCCAAAATTTTTCTGAAAGCCTCCGCGCCTTCGGATCTGATCAACGAGTCCGGATCGTGTCCTTCCGGCAGGCGCACCACGCGAACGCCAAGTTCCGACTGGATCATCGCGTCCAGACTGTCCGCCTGGCCGAGAAATATCTGCGCCACACGTTCTGCCGCATTCAAGCCGGCCTTGTCGGCGTCCAGGCAGAGCACGACTTCCTTTGTATAACGCCGGATCATCCGCGCATGTTCGGGTGTAAAGGCCGTGCCCAGCGGCGCCACGACATTCAAAACCCCGGCCGCATGGCAGCGCAAGACGTCGATCTGCCCCTCGCAAACCACCGCATGACCGGCATCCATGATCGGGCGTTTGGCCCGCTCCAATCCGAACAACACCCGGCTTTTCGTAAAAATCGGGGTTTCGGGCGAATTGATATATTTGGCGGCCTTCGCC harbors:
- the dnaG gene encoding DNA primase; this encodes MAIPPHVIDQVRQAVDIVDVIGGYVPLKRAGASFKALSPFNKEKTPSFFVSPQRQTFKCFSSGHGGDVFKFLMLYENMDFPSAVRRLAERAGIRIEEDRSPTHDREKQNRDRLLALHVEIASYWRELLLHDPQAEPARAYMHSREIPQSWIKEFGLGYVPNAWDDTLKWGKSKGYDEKILLEAGLVVRNESGRVYDRFRGRLIFNICNDQGHVIAFSARLLDAEAKAAKYINSPETPIFTKSRVLFGLERAKRPIMDAGHAVVCEGQIDVLRCHAAGVLNVVAPLGTAFTPEHARMIRRYTKEVVLCLDADKAGLNAAERVAQIFLGQADSLDAMIQSELGVRVVRLPEGHDPDSLIRSEGAEAFRKILEHPLEYLDFYLERLEETHDMNTMGGRREVIESVAAFLARIPNRVYREQLLLKAALRLQVSDAILLERIEALVKQSRKVPVLHGEEEAKPKVTVARVLQPHPRVGDLIQLIMSQPQHIPEVQKQLDPAWVRDLAGAPLLLKLMDFYNDEEWQSVTPLLSRLEDEEQNYLAELNVEGLKERTQEPFMEMLAKIIAALRVSDLSNRIVLLTRKLSQPGLSDSEKAALKKEWQELNQQKNSLTART
- a CDS encoding ABC transporter ATP-binding protein, with protein sequence MERMGEEPEFDLAIDVRGITKRFDGRTVVNGIDMQVQRGEIYGFLGPNGSGKTTFIRMLCGLLRADGGSGTCLGYDVLTQSDKIKRHVGYMTQKFSLYEDLSIEENLDFFARIYNMPERENAVRESLERLGLVERRAQLAGALSGGWKQRLALAACLLHQPQLLLLDEPTAGVDPKARREFWLEIHQLAHRGLTVLVTTHYMDEAEQCHRLAYIAYGDLLVRGSVAEVIAHSRLVTYAVTGPGLERMIGEIRAFRGIEQVVPFGVKLHVSSHDRAALEAAARKFGGGQIQWAPVPSGLEDVFISLMGTAKDPHS
- a CDS encoding ankyrin repeat domain-containing protein, whose protein sequence is MVPALILAGCQKPQERARHALEKEGISFTTASYLKTVSEGNLKRTKLFLQAGMAVDAADAQGETALMHASAAGQKVVAEYLLKAKADPTSQDKQGRNALVYAIENGRIELASLLAATGATLNQADKKGRTPLSAAMDHSSPVFVKSLIDAGARPGPDGAQGQRFIVWAVASGNLELTRTLLQRGENPNETVRIPARATFIKTAGGDESLEYYLRREEGVTLLMIASAQGNLEMVELLLKMGANRRLETKGHETSAVYLAAVGKHAQVVQLLFGKSIRPEDQHFRVEISLSKQRATVFKDGQVWLKSPVSTGRKGFATPPGLYVVTDKYEDWVSTLYDAEMPFFMRLNCGMIGLHAGELPGYPASHGCIRMPYDKAKEIYDNIDPGTLVSIGN
- the aroB gene encoding 3-dehydroquinate synthase, translated to MSERNIRVELGARAYSIHLGRGIVQKHLAPLLAKSEIAVLTDKTVQAQSWFAPLWDFIQKNADSSVLLTVEAGEPSKDLSVFSRLCSELARNNISRRGRLIAIGGGVIGDLGGFLAASYLRGIGLVQIPTTLLAAVDSSVGGKTGVNLPEGKNLVGAFYQPEQVLIDLDFLATLPGRELSAGMAEVVKHGVIRDPALFEVVKNGVPKELGGIIETSVRIKADVVAHDEREESGLRAILNFGHTIGHAIEQTAGYGRLLHGEAVSIGMIGAAWISHRHCGLDVKAVEALRLALQANKLPVQIEGLDYEKLAPVILRDKKSTNKTVKWVLVPEIGRTLLCPDVPENLVREAVEVCAGRQ
- a CDS encoding HlyD family efflux transporter periplasmic adaptor subunit, which produces MNSMLEKFHSMTKARRALWIAGAVVAAILVYLACVYWPWKSLKFQGFVEGEYVYVASPVAGRLEELGVERGDSAKPGRMLFRLEADPEQQQRAQAEAQLVLANQNWERARQLIASHSISQKEYDQAESDQKASSENLAQIQWRLDQKTQGAKEAGYIQDTYYVKGEWVPEGHAVVSLLPPRNIRVRFFVDAGTLPQIQAGRMVRIRAFGLHQDWPGRVNYVSSQAEYTPPVIYSNETRAKLTFMIEVKPDAAALDHLHPGQPAEITLK
- a CDS encoding ABC transporter permease codes for the protein MKIQNESWARFTAILRKEFIQMRRDRVTFAMMIGIPLMQLTIFGFAINSDPKHLPTAVVAGDSGPLVRSLMSGMKNSLYFDFVPEEPTAEEAERMLSLGEVQFVLHIPENFSRSLVRGERPALLLEADATDPVATGNALNAMNNLVGTVWARDLSGGLSYASSAGNTPVELRVQARYNPEGLTQYNIVPGLMGVVLTLTMVIITALAITRERERGTMETLLATPARPIEVMLGKIVPYILVGYIQILLILAVALTVFRVPFEGNFLLLAVSAFFFIGANLSMGILFSTIARNQLQAMQMAVFFFLPSILMSGFMFPFRGMPGWAQALGSCLPLTHFLRVVRGIMLKGNGVLEVADYLWPILLFMVIVIGLGSKLYRKTLD
- a CDS encoding DUF2127 domain-containing protein produces the protein MASHHPLGLRIIAAFKIFKGVLFLGVAWGVFQLIHADLGEVAAFVIKAVRANTEHRIIRSLQEHFVALTPSTLHHVGVGALLYSILLFAEGIGLWLEQHWAEYLVLISCGIFVPAEVDALFRHCDFFHLSVLAINVLILIYMASIVFGKRGRSARH